In Candidatus Terasakiella magnetica, the following are encoded in one genomic region:
- the elbB gene encoding isoprenoid biosynthesis glyoxalase ElbB — MTKVAVVLSGCGVFDGAEIHESVLTLLAIERAGASYQCFAPDMEQHHVINHMTGDEMDEKRNVLVESSRIARGDIKPLAEYKADEFDALVLPGGFGAAKNLSSFAFEGADCTVNGDVETALKATRTAAKPIGALCISPAVLAKVFGDVTLTIGQDEGTAQAIEKLGCTHAPTNHGEITVDQAAKVVTTPCYMLDANIAQIAEGAQACVDEVIKLTKA; from the coding sequence ATGACAAAAGTTGCGGTTGTTCTTTCGGGTTGTGGTGTGTTTGATGGCGCTGAAATTCACGAGTCGGTCTTAACGTTATTGGCGATAGAGCGTGCGGGCGCGAGCTATCAGTGTTTTGCCCCAGATATGGAACAACACCATGTTATCAACCATATGACGGGTGATGAGATGGATGAAAAACGCAATGTTTTGGTGGAATCTTCACGCATTGCGCGCGGTGATATCAAGCCCCTTGCAGAGTATAAGGCAGATGAATTTGATGCCTTGGTGCTGCCCGGTGGTTTTGGCGCGGCCAAGAACCTTTCAAGCTTTGCTTTTGAGGGAGCTGATTGCACAGTAAATGGAGATGTGGAAACGGCCTTAAAAGCAACGCGCACAGCAGCAAAACCCATTGGGGCTTTATGTATTTCCCCTGCGGTTTTAGCAAAAGTCTTTGGTGATGTGACGCTAACCATCGGTCAGGATGAAGGCACAGCCCAAGCCATTGAAAAACTGGGCTGCACCCACGCCCCGACAAATCATGGTGAAATCACAGTTGATCAGGCAGCGAAAGTTGTGACCACACCTTGTTATATGCTGGATGCCAATATCGCACAAATCGCTGAGGGTGCGCAGGCTTGTGTGGATGAGGTCATTAAACTGACTAAGGCCTAA
- the ggt gene encoding gamma-glutamyltransferase, translating into MLFISPTRFKVGFMASMASAFLLMACAPAHQKDHRATPESAHGRTLKPLVKSQKAMISVANPLAAQAGYKILRAGGTAIDAAITAQMVLNLVEPQSSGIGGGGFLLVYDPHTKKIISYDGRETAPKKVTPSLFLKENGEKMAFFEATVGGRAVGIPGLLKMLQLAHQDYGRLDWSLLFEDGAQLAEKGFPVSPRLHHLLKKDRFLKKDPIAKAYFYNKSAQPHPVGHLLKNPAFAQSLRQIQSGGVDSFYFGQLADKIVDKVTSHPTNPGLLSHGDLMSYKAIKRAPVCLDYRSYHICGMAPPSSGGLSVLQTLGLMEKYDLNNDPKPLIDRTHLFLEASKLAFSDRNHFIADPDFVKVPTDELLASNYLIGRQTLIQHNQTLKTPVPAGGPLLYRQAFAPDNTEHGLSTTHMSIVDSQGMVVSMTTSIENAFGARQMVGGFLLNNQLTDFSFLPEKNGVKIANRVEPLKRPRSSMAPTIVLDQETKRPVLTIGSPGGSRIIGYVAQSLIAVLDEKKPLDQAIAQGHMTNRNGATELEKGTEAAHNRAQLEALGHQVKLKDMTSGLHAIQILQDGRLAGAADPRREGVVLGY; encoded by the coding sequence CGGGTTCATGGCCTCTATGGCTTCTGCCTTTTTACTCATGGCTTGTGCCCCTGCACATCAAAAAGACCATCGCGCCACACCTGAAAGCGCCCATGGCAGGACTCTCAAACCCCTCGTAAAGTCCCAAAAAGCTATGATTTCCGTGGCTAACCCACTGGCGGCACAAGCAGGTTATAAAATCCTGCGCGCAGGCGGTACTGCCATTGATGCTGCAATTACAGCACAAATGGTGTTGAACCTTGTTGAACCGCAATCTTCCGGCATTGGCGGGGGCGGTTTCTTGTTGGTCTATGACCCACACACAAAGAAAATTATTTCCTATGACGGGCGCGAAACCGCACCAAAAAAAGTCACCCCTTCCCTATTTTTAAAAGAAAATGGTGAAAAAATGGCCTTTTTTGAAGCCACAGTAGGCGGCCGCGCAGTGGGAATCCCCGGTCTTTTAAAAATGTTACAGCTTGCCCATCAAGATTATGGCCGTCTTGATTGGTCTTTACTCTTTGAAGATGGCGCCCAACTGGCTGAAAAAGGTTTCCCTGTTTCACCACGCCTGCACCATCTGCTTAAAAAAGACCGTTTCCTCAAAAAAGACCCTATTGCCAAAGCCTACTTCTATAATAAGAGTGCGCAGCCACATCCTGTGGGGCACCTGTTAAAGAATCCGGCCTTTGCCCAATCTTTGCGTCAAATCCAGTCCGGCGGGGTCGATTCGTTTTATTTTGGGCAACTGGCAGATAAAATTGTTGATAAAGTCACAAGCCACCCCACCAACCCCGGGCTCCTCTCCCATGGGGATTTGATGAGTTATAAAGCGATCAAGCGCGCACCTGTCTGCCTTGATTACCGCAGCTACCATATATGCGGTATGGCCCCACCCAGTTCTGGTGGCCTAAGCGTGCTGCAAACCCTCGGTCTTATGGAAAAATATGATCTAAATAACGATCCAAAACCGCTTATTGATCGCACCCATCTTTTCTTGGAAGCTTCAAAACTGGCTTTTTCTGATCGCAATCACTTCATCGCTGATCCTGATTTTGTCAAAGTCCCCACAGATGAACTTCTCGCCAGTAATTATCTTATTGGGCGTCAAACCCTGATCCAACATAACCAAACCCTTAAAACCCCTGTGCCTGCGGGTGGCCCCTTATTATATCGTCAGGCCTTTGCCCCTGATAATACGGAACATGGGCTTTCTACAACACACATGAGCATTGTCGATTCCCAAGGTATGGTCGTGTCCATGACCACCAGTATTGAAAATGCCTTTGGCGCACGCCAGATGGTGGGGGGGTTCTTACTCAATAACCAACTGACCGACTTTTCCTTCCTGCCAGAAAAAAACGGGGTAAAGATCGCCAATCGGGTTGAGCCGTTAAAACGCCCGCGCAGCTCCATGGCCCCCACAATCGTGTTGGATCAAGAGACAAAACGCCCCGTTCTTACCATAGGCTCACCCGGTGGGTCGCGCATTATCGGCTATGTCGCCCAAAGCCTAATCGCGGTTTTAGATGAGAAAAAGCCATTGGATCAAGCCATTGCCCAAGGCCATATGACAAATCGCAATGGCGCGACTGAGTTGGAAAAAGGCACTGAGGCCGCACACAATCGCGCACAACTGGAAGCTTTGGGCCATCAGGTCAAACTTAAAGACATGACCAGTGGCCTCCATGCTATTCAGATTTTACAAGATGGTCGCTTAGCAGGGGCCGCTGACCCAAGGCGCGAAGGTGTGGTGCTGGGTTATTAG